In a genomic window of Methanogenium sp. S4BF:
- a CDS encoding response regulator: MEENERRSVGIVEDEGMIAMLLRELLTREGFEVVCTVKTGREAVDCVRDRSPQVMLMDINLKEDMDGIEAATRIREFSDIPIIFLTAYTDSRTKERAEGVRPYAFLPKPINKKLLLTALTQGIPV; this comes from the coding sequence ATGGAAGAGAATGAGAGGCGATCCGTCGGCATTGTAGAAGACGAGGGAATGATTGCAATGCTGCTGCGTGAACTGCTGACGCGCGAGGGATTTGAGGTGGTCTGCACCGTTAAGACCGGCAGGGAGGCAGTCGACTGTGTCAGGGACAGGTCCCCGCAGGTCATGCTGATGGATATTAACCTGAAAGAAGATATGGACGGCATTGAAGCTGCAACACGCATCCGGGAGTTCTCTGATATTCCGATCATATTTCTTACGGCCTACACCGACTCACGGACAAAGGAGCGGGCCGAGGGAGTCAGACCATATGCCTTCCTCCCGAAGCCGATAAACAAAAAGCTGCTCCTCACTGCCCTGACACAGGGCATTCCTGTATGA
- a CDS encoding histidine kinase dimerization/phosphoacceptor domain -containing protein yields the protein MRPTPPRILATGALLILLLLLPGAAAETAGHDQIIYISSYGPGYIWNQEMEAGIEAAIADSERTRIQLSIEYLDAKAINDATHFENLYQTFAHKYRTASPDVIIISDDAALLFMNDYGDRLFPGVPVVFTGINNASNLPDAGDETAFYIGTLEILPVQETIDVIRNINPETDTIYVILDNSYTGRAIRTQINEQTAGRTGAITYLYPEVGADINAISADLADLPDTAAVLIITYYLADQDLTPYHIDEISAELSAASPVPLYSAVSVYNNRGVVGGVQISPYDLGYHAGTHALWVLDEKPLTGTGPVIHTPETISLFDYTEMQRYGISESDLPEGATIINQPSDSITVDRTVAFGVSTVALILGILVVILIFQNVALTNTRVLLTKSEHLYRSVVEGQTEMITRFRTDGAIIFINRAYARYFGLDPETIEGKKFRPCIHEDDRERVAAHFAALRAGNAHQTIEQRILLDDGTVRWQRWDDHAIFDENGAVAEYQSVGMDITEQKEAEQKIRDSLQEKTVLLQEVHHRVKNNLAVISSMLEMQAAKEEERDPYVATEIREAEGRIRSMAAVHEELYRSDSFGAIDVQSHFERLAHEIISTFPDAAKVTLNVKADDCRLSLETAIPVSLILNELLTNAMKYAFVGTPEYIITIQMKYDRANTTLTVSDSGVGFPDKYDPEQATTLGIRMVKTFVEYQLDGSYEIATGPGGTTWTIRFPSDNE from the coding sequence ATGCGACCGACACCCCCCCGGATCCTGGCAACAGGAGCTCTGCTGATTCTTTTGCTTCTCCTCCCCGGAGCAGCAGCTGAAACCGCCGGGCATGACCAGATAATCTATATCAGTTCATACGGGCCGGGTTACATCTGGAATCAGGAGATGGAAGCAGGCATCGAGGCGGCCATCGCAGATTCCGAACGCACCCGCATTCAGCTCTCCATCGAATATCTGGATGCAAAAGCCATCAATGACGCGACCCATTTTGAAAACCTCTATCAGACCTTTGCCCACAAATACCGGACGGCGAGTCCGGATGTGATAATCATCTCTGATGATGCTGCCCTCCTCTTTATGAATGACTATGGTGATCGGCTCTTTCCGGGTGTACCGGTCGTCTTCACGGGGATAAATAACGCATCCAACCTTCCGGATGCAGGCGATGAGACGGCATTTTATATCGGAACACTGGAGATTCTGCCCGTACAGGAGACCATCGATGTTATCCGGAACATAAACCCGGAGACTGACACCATCTATGTCATCCTTGACAATTCCTACACCGGCCGTGCCATCCGCACCCAGATAAATGAACAGACCGCCGGGCGTACCGGCGCCATCACCTATCTCTACCCGGAAGTGGGTGCTGACATCAATGCCATCAGTGCAGATCTGGCAGACCTGCCGGATACCGCGGCTGTTTTGATTATCACATATTACCTCGCGGACCAGGACCTCACCCCCTACCATATCGATGAGATCTCTGCTGAACTCTCTGCGGCAAGCCCCGTCCCTCTCTATTCTGCAGTGAGTGTGTACAACAACAGGGGGGTGGTCGGGGGTGTACAGATTTCACCCTATGATCTGGGATATCACGCCGGAACGCATGCCCTGTGGGTGCTGGATGAAAAACCACTCACGGGCACCGGCCCGGTCATCCACACCCCGGAAACCATATCTCTCTTCGACTATACTGAGATGCAGCGATATGGGATTTCAGAGTCGGACCTGCCGGAAGGAGCGACCATCATCAACCAGCCATCTGACTCAATCACCGTCGACCGGACAGTGGCGTTTGGCGTCTCAACGGTTGCACTCATCCTCGGCATCCTTGTGGTAATTCTCATATTCCAGAACGTGGCACTCACAAATACACGGGTACTCCTTACAAAGAGTGAGCATCTGTACCGCTCCGTCGTGGAGGGACAGACCGAGATGATCACCCGGTTCCGGACCGATGGCGCCATCATCTTCATCAACCGTGCCTATGCGCGCTACTTCGGTCTGGACCCGGAGACGATAGAAGGAAAGAAATTCCGTCCCTGTATTCATGAGGATGACCGGGAGCGGGTTGCGGCACACTTTGCCGCCCTGCGTGCCGGTAATGCACACCAGACGATTGAACAGCGTATCCTTCTTGACGACGGCACCGTCCGCTGGCAGCGATGGGATGACCACGCCATCTTTGATGAAAACGGAGCGGTGGCCGAATACCAGTCTGTCGGCATGGATATCACAGAGCAGAAAGAGGCAGAGCAGAAGATACGGGATTCCCTCCAGGAGAAGACCGTGCTTCTGCAGGAGGTTCACCACCGGGTGAAAAACAACCTCGCGGTTATCTCCTCCATGCTTGAGATGCAGGCAGCCAAGGAAGAGGAGCGGGATCCCTATGTAGCAACCGAGATCCGCGAGGCAGAGGGACGCATCCGTTCGATGGCCGCAGTCCATGAGGAACTCTACCGCTCAGACTCTTTCGGAGCGATTGACGTCCAGTCCCACTTTGAACGTCTGGCACATGAGATCATCAGCACCTTCCCGGATGCGGCAAAGGTCACCCTGAACGTGAAGGCAGACGACTGCAGACTCTCACTGGAGACGGCGATTCCGGTGAGCCTCATCCTCAATGAACTTCTCACCAATGCAATGAAGTACGCCTTTGTCGGAACACCAGAATATATAATAACCATACAGATGAAATATGATCGCGCAAATACGACACTCACCGTCAGCGACTCCGGGGTCGGTTTTCCGGATAAATATGACCCGGAACAGGCAACAACTCTTGGGATTCGGATGGTGAAAACGTTTGTTGAGTACCAGCTTGACGGCAGCTATGAGATTGCAACCGGTCCCGGCGGGACAACATGGACAATACGATTCCCGTCGGATAACGAATGA
- a CDS encoding AIR carboxylase family protein — MADVAVIAGSASDEDIVSKATSVLEEEGVSYDFQVLSAHRNPEELAAYVKGSEARVFITIAGLSAALPGVVASLTEKPVIGVPVAAGTLGGLDALLAIAQMPRGVPVACVGIGNGANAAHLAVRILKV; from the coding sequence ATGGCAGATGTGGCTGTAATTGCCGGTTCGGCATCAGACGAAGATATTGTGAGCAAGGCAACAAGTGTACTCGAAGAGGAGGGCGTATCCTATGACTTTCAGGTGCTCTCCGCGCACCGGAACCCGGAGGAGCTGGCTGCATATGTGAAGGGTTCGGAGGCACGGGTCTTCATCACCATCGCCGGGCTGTCCGCCGCACTCCCCGGCGTGGTTGCATCCCTGACCGAAAAGCCGGTCATTGGCGTGCCGGTTGCGGCAGGCACCCTTGGAGGCCTGGACGCACTCCTTGCAATCGCACAGATGCCACGCGGCGTTCCGGTGGCCTGTGTCGGCATCGGGAACGGAGCCAATGCCGCCCATCTTGCGGTGCGTATCCTGAAGGTCTGA
- a CDS encoding alanine--glyoxylate aminotransferase family protein: MQNESLLMMPGPVPMPERVRFAMARQAMNHRGAEFGQVIEETTAMLKEIFCTQNDLLTISGSGTAGMEAAISNFCQGRRVACLVNGKFGERLYKVSQRYGDPVALTSDWGTPLPLEALEKELEEGAEAVTLVHNETSAAILNPAEEVGRLAKKHGALFIMDGITSIGADEVYPDKWGVDVAITGSQKCLAAPAGLAALSVSQKAWDAQCENPPFYFDLPAYRKNAAKNQTPFTPAVPLYLALREACAIALEEGMEARIARHRQMADAVRTAADVWGLSLFAQPDALHAYSNTATAICYPEGITDAAIRGKIKDLGIEVSGGQDHIKGKIFRIGTMGATGAPEVLAVLAMVQGAFKAAGYSLKGDGVSAACEVLFA, encoded by the coding sequence ATGCAAAATGAATCACTTCTTATGATGCCGGGCCCGGTCCCGATGCCGGAACGCGTGCGGTTTGCGATGGCCCGCCAGGCGATGAATCACCGTGGTGCAGAGTTCGGTCAGGTCATTGAAGAGACCACGGCGATGCTCAAAGAGATCTTCTGCACCCAAAACGATCTCCTGACCATCAGCGGTTCAGGGACAGCCGGCATGGAGGCCGCCATCTCAAATTTCTGTCAGGGCAGACGGGTTGCCTGTCTCGTGAACGGCAAATTTGGTGAACGCCTCTATAAGGTGAGCCAGCGCTACGGTGATCCCGTGGCACTCACCTCCGACTGGGGCACCCCCCTGCCGCTGGAGGCACTGGAGAAGGAGCTTGAGGAAGGTGCAGAAGCGGTTACCCTCGTCCACAACGAGACCTCGGCCGCCATTCTGAACCCGGCAGAAGAGGTCGGGCGCCTTGCTAAGAAGCACGGGGCGCTCTTTATTATGGACGGCATCACCTCCATCGGTGCGGATGAGGTATATCCGGACAAGTGGGGCGTGGATGTGGCCATCACCGGTTCACAGAAGTGCCTTGCCGCACCAGCAGGCCTTGCGGCACTCTCAGTCTCACAGAAGGCATGGGATGCACAGTGTGAGAACCCGCCGTTCTATTTTGACCTTCCGGCATACCGGAAGAACGCGGCCAAGAACCAGACGCCGTTCACTCCGGCCGTGCCGCTCTATCTTGCCCTGCGTGAGGCATGTGCGATTGCACTCGAGGAGGGTATGGAGGCCCGTATTGCGCGCCACCGGCAGATGGCAGATGCCGTCCGGACGGCAGCAGATGTGTGGGGTCTCTCCCTCTTTGCACAGCCCGATGCGCTCCACGCCTACTCCAATACCGCAACCGCGATCTGCTATCCTGAGGGCATCACCGATGCAGCCATCCGAGGAAAAATCAAAGACCTTGGTATTGAGGTCTCCGGCGGGCAGGATCACATAAAAGGGAAGATCTTCCGGATCGGTACCATGGGCGCCACCGGTGCTCCTGAAGTGCTTGCTGTCCTTGCGATGGTGCAGGGCGCATTCAAAGCAGCAGGATACTCCCTCAAGGGCGACGGAGTCTCTGCCGCCTGCGAGGTGCTGTTTGCATGA
- the ribC gene encoding riboflavin synthase → MKVGVCDTTFARVNMGAAAVDELRRHASVAIERYTVPGVKDLPVAAKILIEERGCDIVMALGMPGGKEKDRLCAHEASQGLIQCQLMTNHHIIEVFVHEDEAKDDKELAWLAERRAREHAENTVKLILRPDALIKEAGTGQRQGFEDAGPARH, encoded by the coding sequence ATGAAAGTCGGGGTCTGTGACACCACATTCGCCCGCGTAAACATGGGCGCTGCCGCGGTGGATGAGCTCAGGCGCCATGCCTCAGTTGCTATCGAGCGCTACACCGTCCCCGGTGTCAAGGACCTCCCGGTCGCTGCAAAGATCCTTATCGAGGAGCGGGGCTGTGACATTGTCATGGCCCTCGGGATGCCGGGCGGCAAGGAGAAGGATCGTCTCTGCGCCCACGAGGCGTCCCAGGGACTCATCCAGTGCCAGCTGATGACCAATCATCACATCATCGAGGTCTTTGTCCACGAGGATGAGGCAAAAGATGACAAAGAGCTTGCCTGGCTTGCCGAACGCCGGGCCCGGGAGCATGCGGAGAATACGGTGAAACTGATTCTCCGACCCGATGCGCTCATCAAAGAGGCCGGCACCGGTCAGCGCCAGGGATTTGAGGACGCAGGTCCTGCCCGGCACTAA
- the ribH gene encoding 6,7-dimethyl-8-ribityllumazine synthase produces MVIKLGFVVAEFNRDLTYMMEIEGEEHAKFLGAEVTEKFYVPGAYDMPLAIKKLLEDGNVDAVVTIGCVIEGATQHDEIVVQHAARKIIDLSLEYNKPVTLGISGPGMTRLEAHQRIDYARRAVESAIKLVQRLA; encoded by the coding sequence ATGGTAATTAAACTCGGATTTGTTGTCGCAGAATTCAATCGCGACCTGACCTATATGATGGAGATTGAAGGCGAGGAGCATGCAAAGTTCCTCGGTGCAGAAGTGACCGAGAAGTTCTATGTCCCCGGTGCCTATGACATGCCGCTTGCCATCAAGAAGCTGCTTGAAGACGGAAATGTCGATGCGGTTGTCACCATCGGCTGTGTGATTGAGGGAGCCACGCAGCACGACGAAATAGTCGTCCAGCACGCTGCCCGTAAGATCATTGATCTCTCCCTCGAGTACAACAAGCCGGTCACCCTCGGCATCTCCGGGCCAGGCATGACCCGCCTTGAGGCACACCAGAGAATCGATTACGCCCGCCGTGCGGTTGAATCGGCCATCAAGCTCGTCCAGCGGTTAGCATGA
- a CDS encoding pyridoxal phosphate-dependent aminotransferase, producing MKTLSRKVADIAPSATIEISDRAAQMRAAGIDVIGLSIGEPDFPTPAHITRACIDALERGETHYAPSPGIPALREAIADKLQRENNIPCTAGQVVVACGAKDSIYETMEAVLNPGDEVLIIDPSWVSYEPCVQLAGGTAVHCSVRETDFQVDDRLLEALSPNTKMIVCNSPSNPSGAVMNDASLRLIADAAMDNDCYVLSDEIYEKLIYGKTHVSIGSFDGMADRTITVNGFSKAYAMTGWRIGYAAAPEPVAKQMIKVQQHTISHPATFAMHGAVAALTGDQQCVEDMRREFDIRRRYLIGALQAMGYETAPAEGAFYAYVKTGGDDMAVSGEWLSNAHVAVTPGTAFGTPGWVRLSYAASMDRLREAMQRIAALTE from the coding sequence ATGAAAACACTCTCCCGGAAAGTGGCAGACATCGCACCGTCTGCAACGATAGAGATCTCTGACCGGGCAGCACAGATGCGGGCGGCAGGCATCGATGTCATCGGCCTCTCCATCGGGGAGCCTGACTTCCCTACCCCCGCCCATATCACCCGGGCATGCATCGACGCCCTCGAACGCGGGGAGACCCACTATGCCCCGTCCCCCGGCATTCCGGCACTTCGGGAGGCCATCGCAGACAAACTGCAGAGGGAAAACAACATTCCCTGCACTGCGGGCCAGGTTGTCGTCGCCTGCGGGGCGAAGGACTCCATATATGAAACGATGGAGGCTGTTCTCAACCCCGGTGATGAGGTTCTCATAATTGACCCCTCCTGGGTCAGTTATGAGCCCTGCGTGCAGCTTGCGGGCGGGACAGCGGTCCACTGCAGCGTTCGCGAGACCGATTTCCAGGTGGACGACCGTCTCCTTGAGGCCCTCAGCCCGAATACGAAGATGATCGTCTGCAACAGCCCGTCCAATCCGTCCGGTGCCGTGATGAACGATGCCTCGCTCCGGCTGATTGCCGACGCGGCCATGGACAATGACTGCTATGTCCTGTCAGATGAGATATACGAGAAACTCATCTATGGAAAGACGCATGTCTCTATCGGGTCGTTTGACGGCATGGCAGACCGGACAATAACGGTGAACGGCTTCTCCAAGGCCTATGCGATGACCGGCTGGCGCATCGGGTATGCGGCAGCGCCCGAACCGGTGGCAAAACAGATGATCAAAGTGCAGCAGCACACGATCAGCCATCCGGCCACGTTTGCGATGCACGGGGCGGTGGCCGCCCTCACCGGTGACCAGCAGTGCGTGGAGGATATGCGGCGTGAGTTTGACATCCGCCGGCGGTATCTCATCGGCGCCCTGCAGGCGATGGGCTATGAGACTGCACCCGCAGAGGGCGCTTTCTATGCCTACGTGAAGACAGGCGGGGACGATATGGCGGTATCCGGGGAGTGGCTTTCCAATGCCCATGTGGCAGTAACGCCGGGCACTGCATTCGGCACACCGGGATGGGTTCGCCTCTCCTACGCCGCATCGATGGACCGGCTGAGAGAGGCGATGCAGCGCATCGCTGCTCTCACAGAATAA
- a CDS encoding arsenate reductase ArsC produces the protein MSPDLHRVLFVCTYNSVRSPMAAAILNAAAGNLYRAESAGLFPSAVDPDVVAVMRERGIDLSSHHPRSLGACSDTIYGTIIFLSPSVRESAYHIPSAGEYITLNIPVPGAAGADGRDGYRMLCQTLKGAIAECFPDAGIAGLHNSGHF, from the coding sequence ATGTCTCCTGACCTGCACCGTGTCCTCTTTGTCTGCACGTATAACTCGGTCCGCTCCCCGATGGCGGCTGCAATCCTGAATGCAGCGGCAGGCAATCTGTACCGGGCAGAGAGCGCAGGTCTCTTCCCGTCCGCGGTGGACCCGGATGTGGTGGCCGTAATGCGTGAGAGGGGCATTGACCTCTCCTCGCATCACCCCCGGTCCCTCGGTGCCTGCTCGGACACCATATATGGGACCATTATCTTTCTCTCCCCTTCAGTCAGGGAGAGTGCGTACCATATCCCCTCTGCAGGGGAGTACATCACTCTGAATATCCCCGTTCCCGGCGCAGCAGGTGCAGACGGACGGGACGGATACCGCATGCTCTGTCAGACACTGAAGGGTGCCATTGCCGAATGTTTCCCGGATGCCGGGATTGCGGGTCTGCATAATTCGGGGCATTTTTAA
- a CDS encoding PAS domain S-box protein, giving the protein MKDDRRSPEPGGYFSLFSDIAARFMDISSAESPGPVITESLSLLCPGCYPLYSRTDSAQKYLILEDVGNADEKTAALMRMLHIGLPFQMPLDADCLARLRSAEVLHLPGDITKILACTGKAVFRTCISEGMSIAEIAIVPYLWGDVCYGASPVLCPEGAVLPPDEVLIAFGRLSAGTLRRHTAEEALTENEAKYRALFTASGDAVLFINDGQIVDANPRAVKLFGAGSVEKLMGLRPGHLSPLHQPDKTGGIDSHLLAGKLLREAEEGNIFPFEWAFRGLDGRFFDAEVSLSRVEIAGVVHLYAVVRDISEKKRSDAAILASEERFRQVAESSFNAIITCDTRGVITYASPSVGRVLGLLPTEITGTVFSSLYADPDHGEQAMSLLTSVLEGEVINGRQFVFTGLHGEPLHLSINANRLYGNGGIIGAMAIVQDISDSYRAREAENEVQFRNYLFSAGFENNPLGMALLYLSAGGTRIVEWNAALERVSGLKKKDVIGAVLEVVSPDDVPMEAVAELIARTQSSGAPQTIRTEFRLFGGESRILKLNSAPIADPRGEGAYVMLIVRDETQRVRYEAEITESEERYRNMTDAIGEPMLTLDPDLTVLLANRAFRMVYEGLGFPAYVTGQNLRALYPPLSDRDTAAIQRVFEKGKLIKSTELLMLGSVLIRAEVTLVPVFCRGVVMQVVILLRDITAEYDVEILKKEAFEQIEKNMEQLAILNDHIRNPLQGILGICELEGMNHLPLIRSQVEEIDKLIKRLDIGYIESEKVRGFLRKHYGIMDA; this is encoded by the coding sequence ATGAAAGACGACCGCCGCAGTCCGGAACCGGGGGGATATTTTTCCCTGTTCTCAGATATTGCCGCCCGATTTATGGACATTTCGTCTGCTGAATCACCAGGCCCGGTGATCACAGAAAGCCTTTCTCTCCTCTGTCCCGGATGCTATCCGCTGTATTCCCGCACTGATTCCGCTCAGAAGTACCTCATCCTCGAAGATGTGGGGAATGCCGATGAAAAAACGGCTGCACTCATGAGAATGTTGCACATTGGTCTTCCGTTTCAGATGCCTCTTGATGCAGATTGCCTCGCCCGTCTTCGTTCAGCTGAAGTTCTTCATCTTCCGGGTGACATCACGAAAATCCTGGCCTGTACCGGCAAGGCCGTTTTCCGCACCTGCATCTCAGAAGGGATGAGTATTGCAGAGATTGCGATTGTGCCGTACCTGTGGGGTGATGTCTGTTACGGTGCAAGTCCGGTGCTCTGCCCCGAAGGTGCTGTCCTGCCCCCGGATGAGGTGCTCATTGCATTTGGCCGCCTTTCGGCAGGGACACTCCGGAGGCATACCGCAGAAGAGGCGCTTACGGAGAATGAAGCCAAATATCGGGCTCTCTTTACCGCCTCGGGTGATGCTGTCCTCTTCATTAATGACGGGCAGATCGTTGATGCCAACCCGAGAGCGGTTAAATTATTTGGCGCCGGTTCTGTCGAAAAACTCATGGGTCTGCGGCCCGGCCACCTCAGCCCCCTTCATCAGCCGGATAAAACCGGCGGAATCGATTCCCATCTCCTTGCAGGAAAGCTCTTACGTGAGGCGGAGGAGGGGAATATCTTCCCGTTTGAATGGGCCTTCCGGGGACTGGACGGCCGGTTTTTTGATGCAGAGGTCTCGCTCTCCCGCGTAGAGATCGCAGGTGTGGTGCATCTCTATGCCGTTGTCCGTGACATATCCGAGAAAAAACGCTCGGATGCTGCAATCCTTGCATCAGAAGAGCGCTTTCGTCAGGTGGCGGAGTCAAGTTTCAATGCGATCATCACCTGTGACACGCGGGGTGTCATCACCTATGCCTCCCCGTCTGTTGGTCGGGTGCTGGGGTTATTGCCGACAGAGATAACCGGTACGGTATTTTCGTCTCTCTATGCAGACCCGGATCACGGGGAACAGGCGATGTCCCTGCTCACGTCTGTTCTGGAGGGTGAGGTGATAAACGGGCGTCAGTTTGTCTTCACGGGGCTGCATGGTGAGCCTCTTCATCTCAGTATCAATGCCAATCGCCTGTATGGAAACGGGGGGATTATCGGGGCGATGGCAATCGTTCAGGATATCTCAGACTCCTATCGGGCCCGTGAGGCTGAAAATGAGGTGCAATTCAGGAATTATCTCTTTTCGGCAGGTTTTGAAAATAATCCTCTTGGGATGGCTCTTCTGTATCTCTCCGCCGGAGGGACGCGGATTGTGGAGTGGAATGCGGCACTGGAACGGGTCTCCGGATTGAAAAAAAAGGATGTAATTGGCGCTGTGCTGGAGGTTGTCTCACCGGATGATGTACCGATGGAAGCAGTTGCCGAACTGATCGCACGGACACAGTCCTCCGGTGCACCGCAGACCATTCGCACGGAGTTCCGGCTTTTCGGTGGAGAATCCAGAATTCTGAAGCTGAACTCCGCACCGATTGCAGACCCCCGTGGTGAAGGGGCCTATGTCATGCTTATTGTGCGGGATGAGACACAGCGGGTACGCTATGAAGCAGAAATCACTGAGTCTGAGGAGCGCTACCGGAACATGACGGATGCCATCGGTGAACCTATGCTCACTCTGGATCCTGATCTCACAGTGCTTCTTGCAAACCGGGCCTTCCGGATGGTCTATGAAGGGCTTGGGTTCCCGGCCTATGTCACCGGACAAAATCTCCGTGCTCTCTATCCGCCCCTGAGTGACCGGGACACTGCTGCTATTCAGCGTGTGTTTGAAAAAGGGAAACTGATAAAGAGTACCGAACTGCTGATGCTCGGGAGCGTACTGATACGTGCAGAGGTCACGCTGGTCCCGGTCTTTTGCCGGGGGGTTGTGATGCAGGTGGTGATCCTGCTGCGGGACATCACCGCCGAATATGATGTTGAAATCCTGAAAAAAGAGGCTTTTGAGCAGATCGAGAAGAATATGGAGCAACTCGCCATTCTCAATGATCATATCCGAAACCCCCTGCAGGGTATTCTTGGTATCTGTGAACTGGAGGGGATGAACCATCTGCCCCTCATCCGCAGTCAGGTGGAAGAGATAGACAAACTGATCAAACGCCTGGATATCGGGTATATCGAGTCTGAGAAGGTCAGGGGATTTTTACGAAAGCATTATGGGATCATGGATGCGTAA
- a CDS encoding cation diffusion facilitator family transporter gives MDYRNVRKTLVITLILNIVVSGAKGVVGAWAGSVSMVADAVHSFFDSVSNIVGLIAVGYSGMAPDREHPYGHGKYETMGALFVGGLLFLTAGIVAWEAYERFLSGAVPEITRLTVAVMLATIGINLGVTWYERRVGKKEGSAFLLADAKHTFSDVAVSASVLAGFLCIRLGYPAADTVVGLLIAVLIGRMGLEVVRDAAGVLIDTPPDIDDNAFSAIVLSTPGVVGYHDLRCRGKPGEVYCDLHVMVDSGITVREGHDIVDRVRDRLMDEYAGITDVLIHTDPADGSCVPADLPPHRRSGGKNG, from the coding sequence GTGGACTACCGGAACGTACGAAAAACACTCGTCATCACTCTTATCCTGAATATCGTGGTTTCCGGTGCAAAGGGGGTGGTGGGTGCATGGGCCGGTTCGGTGAGTATGGTCGCAGATGCGGTCCATTCATTCTTTGATTCGGTCTCCAACATCGTCGGCCTGATTGCCGTGGGCTACTCAGGTATGGCTCCTGATCGGGAGCATCCCTATGGCCACGGAAAGTATGAGACGATGGGGGCGCTGTTTGTCGGGGGGCTTCTCTTTCTCACAGCAGGCATCGTTGCCTGGGAGGCATACGAACGGTTCCTGTCGGGAGCAGTGCCGGAGATCACCCGCCTGACGGTCGCTGTGATGCTTGCCACCATCGGGATTAATCTCGGTGTTACCTGGTATGAACGCCGGGTCGGGAAAAAAGAGGGGAGCGCCTTTCTTCTCGCTGACGCGAAGCATACCTTCAGCGATGTGGCCGTATCGGCCTCGGTTCTGGCTGGTTTTCTCTGTATCCGGCTGGGGTATCCGGCAGCGGACACTGTGGTCGGTCTCCTGATTGCAGTCCTGATCGGGAGGATGGGCCTCGAAGTGGTGAGGGATGCGGCAGGAGTTCTCATCGACACCCCGCCGGATATCGATGATAATGCGTTCTCTGCGATTGTCCTGAGCACTCCCGGCGTTGTCGGCTATCATGACCTCCGGTGCCGCGGGAAGCCGGGAGAAGTATACTGTGATCTTCACGTTATGGTTGACTCCGGCATCACCGTGCGGGAAGGGCATGATATTGTCGACCGGGTACGTGACCGTCTGATGGATGAGTATGCTGGCATCACCGATGTGCTCATCCATACTGATCCGGCGGACGGTTCATGTGTACCGGCAGACCTTCCGCCGCACCGGCGTTCCGGGGGCAAAAATGGGTGA